One Littorina saxatilis isolate snail1 linkage group LG1, US_GU_Lsax_2.0, whole genome shotgun sequence genomic window carries:
- the LOC138946229 gene encoding KRAB-A domain-containing protein 2-like, with translation MTSPSNMENRFTEELFKIKYAGKCYNLFGKAEYSKMLQDVKTAAVSKESKNQHDYHILRKYEVLQCGPVEKLIKKREHSEETPMYFVTIEETFDVLRASHIATGHGGRDRMMKEIKKKYANISVQAIELFKSLCLECQKKRTRPKTTGVVVRPILTKDFSCRGQVDLVDMQSMSCNGYKWIMVYQDHLTKFCVLRAIRSKRPTEVASQLLDIFLLLGAPVILQSDNGTEFTANVISELTEFWPSLKMVHGKPRYPQSQGSVERANCDIKDMLVAWLADNKSQDWVAGIKFVQFHKNSAYHSGIKRSPYSALFGNEARVGLTSSTLPREILDNLESEDDLARLDLPQPASRAASSVVADNSTADANLTSAEPSASPDATLTSAEPSALSTDTTLTSAEPSASADATLTSAEPSALSTDTTLTSAEPSASADATLTSAEPSASADATLISADPTTTTADPLQTSDASMLTAHVERVTRARKEAFSGQLSQAERMVKRSRVDFKCGEVGDNVAVPVPMVDRGRGDARNILGVILNRDISTDIYTVAVKAGVLKVRYSRNQFDLCPQRLLSMRDVNLDKHVSLRSAIIAESASGGQGFTKCNCAGGPRKCQTNKCSCYKAKLKCNSKCHGSLTCRNK, from the exons ATGACAAGCCCAAGCAACATGGAAAATCGATTCACAGAGGaacttttcaaaattaaatatgCAGGCAAATGCTATAATTTGTTTGGAAAGGCAGAATACTCAAAGATGCTACAAGACGTGAAAACTGCAGCTGTGTCCAAAGAGTCAAAAAATCAACATGACTATCATATTCTGAGAAA GTATGAAGTTCTTCAGTGTGGACCGGTCGAAAAACTTATCAAGAAAAGAGAGCATTCAGAGGAAACCCCGATGTACTTCGTTACAATTGAAGAAACATTTGACGTCCTCCGAGCTTCACACATCGCGACTGGGCATGGAGGTCGGGACCGCATGATGAAGGAGATCAAGAAAAAATATGCCAACATCAGCGTGCAAGCCATTGAACTATTCAAGTCCCTGTGCCTGGAATGCCAAAAGAAGAGAACGAGACCCAAAACAACAGGCGTAGTCGTTCGGCCAATACTCACCAAAGACTTTTCTTGTCGAGGTCAGGTGGATTTAGTCGACATGCAGTCAATGAGTTGCAACGGCTACAAATGGATTATGGTCTACCAAGATCATCTAACAAAATTCTGTGTCTTGCGCGCCATCAGAAGCAAACGCCCAACAGAAGTTGCCAGCCAGCTTttggacatttttcttttgcttGGCGCTCCAGTCATACTGCAAAGTGATAATGGAACCGAGTTCACGGCAAATGTTATTTCAGAACTGACGGAGTTCTGGCCTTCATTAAAGATGGTCCATGGCAAGCCCCGTTACCCCCAAAGCCAAGGATCAGTTGAGCGGGCAAATTGTGACATTAAAGACATGCTTGTTGCTTGGCTCGCAGACAACAAGAGCCAAGACTGGGTCGCAGGTATCAAATTCGTTCAATTCCACAAGAATTCTGCCTACCATTCAGGAATAAAGCGATCACCATACTCGGCCTTGTTTGGAAACGAAGCTCGCGTCGGACTGACATCATCTACCCTGCCACGAGAAATCCTGGACAATCTTGAGTCAGAGGATGATTTGGCAAGACTGGATTTGCCTCAGCCAGCTTCCAGAGCTGCATCATCAGTTGTTGCAGACAACTCTACAGCTGACGCAAACTTGACTTCAGCTGAACCGTCTGCCTCTCCTGACGCCACCCTGACTTCAGCTGAACCGTCTGCCTTGTCAACTGACACCACCCTGACTTCAGCTGAACCGTCTGCCTCTGCTGACGCCACCCTGACTTCAGCTGAACCGTCTGCCTTGTCAACTGACACCACCCTGACTTCAGCTGAACCGTCTGCCTCTGCTGACGCCACCCTGACTTCAGCTGAACCGTCTGCCTCTGCTGACGCCACCCTTATTTCAGCTGACCCAACCACCACAACAGCTGATCCACTTCAAACCTCCGATGCATCAATGTTGACTGCGCATGTTGAAAGGGTTACAAGGGCTCGAAAAGAAGCATTCTCCGGCCAGTTATCTCAGGCAGAGAGAATGGTAAAAAGAAGTAGAGTGGACTTCAAATGCGGTGAAGTGGGAGACAATGTGGCAGTGCCCGTGCCAATGGTCGATCGTGGCAGAGGTGATGCCAGAAATATTTTAGGTGTCATTTTAAACAGAGACATTTCAACTGACATTTATACTGTAGCAGTGAAGGCCGGGGTTTTAAAAGTGCGGTATTCACGAAACCAATTTGATTTGTGCCCTCAAAGACTGCTCTCCATGAGAGATGTGAATCTTGACAAACACGTATCTCTTCGCTCTGCTATTATAGCAGAGTCAGCATCAGGGGGCCAAGGTTTTACCAAATGCAATTGTGCTGGTGGGCCAAGAAAGTGCCAAACGAACAAATGTTCCTGCTACAAAGCAAAACTAAAATGCAATTCAAAATGCCATGGAAGCCTCACTTGCCGCAACAAATGA